A stretch of Rhodohalobacter mucosus DNA encodes these proteins:
- a CDS encoding DUF1456 family protein: MRNNDILKSLRYILDINEAEMAQILKLAGYQPKRSEIEYIFEEHDDEAPDTTHELTAHFLDGVIFHKRGKSDKHPPQPIRYPVTNNMVLKKLRVAFKLREDDILELLKRTGFKISSTELSAFFRKENQKNYRPAGDQVLRYFLRGLAERERGS; this comes from the coding sequence ATGCGAAATAACGACATTCTGAAAAGCCTGCGGTATATACTTGATATTAATGAGGCCGAAATGGCACAGATTCTGAAACTGGCCGGCTATCAGCCCAAACGCTCCGAGATCGAATACATTTTTGAAGAGCATGACGATGAGGCACCCGACACAACCCATGAGCTGACGGCCCATTTTCTGGATGGGGTTATCTTTCACAAAAGAGGCAAAAGCGATAAGCACCCGCCTCAGCCCATTCGCTATCCGGTAACCAATAACATGGTGTTAAAAAAATTACGCGTGGCGTTTAAACTAAGGGAAGACGATATACTGGAACTTTTAAAACGTACGGGATTTAAGATCTCATCAACAGAACTGAGTGCTTTTTTCCGAAAAGAGAATCAAAAAAATTACCGTCCGGCAGGCGATCAGGTTCTCCGCTATTTTTTGAGAGGCCTGGCGGAAAGAGAAAGGGGGAGTTAG
- a CDS encoding histidine phosphatase family protein, translating to MKKIRLFIARHGQTDYNRRGLLQGRGIDAPLDETGFRQADLLSTYLSGYDTDGLYSSSLVRTWQTAEPLRKAKKMDIVREKDLDEMHFGEFEGKPYLDAARELDNIQKFWKRGDLDVPVPGGESPRQVFDRANAAFHDIVRKFSGTSLVMILHGRLIRILVSEWLGMGLKNMHKIEHQNAGINQLVYDGSFKAVYLNKTDHLVS from the coding sequence ATGAAAAAGATACGGTTATTCATCGCACGGCACGGACAAACGGATTATAACAGGAGAGGTCTGCTGCAGGGGCGCGGTATCGATGCGCCGCTCGACGAGACCGGATTCCGGCAGGCTGACCTGCTTTCAACATACTTGAGCGGATATGACACGGACGGTTTGTACTCCAGTTCACTGGTGCGAACGTGGCAAACCGCTGAACCTCTTCGAAAAGCCAAAAAAATGGACATTGTCCGTGAAAAAGACCTGGATGAGATGCATTTTGGTGAATTTGAGGGCAAACCGTACCTGGACGCCGCCAGGGAGTTGGACAATATCCAGAAATTCTGGAAACGGGGAGACCTGGACGTGCCTGTACCCGGAGGGGAGTCGCCCCGTCAGGTTTTTGACAGGGCCAACGCTGCTTTTCATGACATTGTAAGGAAATTTTCCGGTACGAGCCTGGTAATGATATTACACGGGCGGCTGATCAGGATACTTGTTTCGGAATGGCTGGGGATGGGACTGAAGAATATGCATAAAATTGAGCATCAGAACGCGGGAATCAATCAGCTTGTTTATGATGGCAGCTTTAAAGCCGTTTATCTGAATAAAACCGATCACCTGGTTTCATAA
- the ubiE gene encoding bifunctional demethylmenaquinone methyltransferase/2-methoxy-6-polyprenyl-1,4-benzoquinol methylase UbiE codes for MSEKVRSMFADIADDYDRINSILSFGVHNAWRKKTVLESGAAPGDRVLDCATGTGDLALEFKKTVGHEGYVLGTDFCREMIEHAPGKAENRKLVVDFEVADAMNLPYEDNGFDIASIAFGIRNVDDPSVALKEMARVVKPGGRVVVLEFGQPEGMMSYPFKMYSRHVMPAIGGWISGNREAYTYLPETSAAFPAGDLFLKLMEETGSFASQRAVKLTGGIAYVYVGTVA; via the coding sequence ATGAGTGAGAAAGTAAGATCCATGTTTGCAGATATTGCTGACGATTATGACCGGATCAATAGTATTCTGTCTTTTGGTGTACATAATGCATGGAGAAAAAAAACTGTGCTGGAAAGCGGTGCTGCACCGGGCGATCGCGTACTCGATTGTGCAACCGGAACCGGTGATCTTGCCCTCGAATTCAAGAAAACTGTAGGGCATGAGGGATATGTATTGGGTACGGATTTCTGCAGGGAGATGATAGAGCACGCTCCCGGCAAGGCTGAAAACCGAAAGCTGGTTGTAGATTTTGAAGTTGCCGACGCCATGAACCTGCCCTATGAGGATAACGGTTTTGACATAGCCAGTATCGCATTTGGAATCCGAAATGTGGATGATCCGTCCGTGGCACTGAAAGAGATGGCCCGCGTCGTAAAACCCGGTGGCCGCGTGGTGGTTCTGGAATTCGGGCAGCCTGAGGGGATGATGAGCTATCCGTTCAAAATGTACAGCAGACACGTTATGCCCGCAATCGGTGGGTGGATCAGCGGTAACCGGGAAGCTTACACATATCTGCCGGAAACCAGCGCAGCATTTCCGGCCGGTGACCTTTTTTTAAAGCTCATGGAAGAGACCGGTTCATTCGCTTCTCAGCGTGCCGTAAAACTTACAGGTGGAATTGCTTACGTCTATGTGGGTACCGTGGCTTAG
- the fabZ gene encoding 3-hydroxyacyl-ACP dehydratase FabZ yields the protein MDVEEIKKYIPHRYPFLLIDRVLELEEDRIVTIKNVTVNEDYFNGHFPGSPIMPGVLQVEAMAQSGALMIMKNSVDDPEKTLMVFTGIKNAKFRKSVVPGDQLRMEVQMVNRRRNFITMIGKASVDGNVVCELEASAALVPKEKA from the coding sequence ATGGATGTAGAAGAGATCAAAAAGTATATACCGCACCGGTATCCGTTTCTATTAATCGACAGGGTTCTCGAGCTGGAAGAAGACCGTATTGTTACCATAAAAAATGTCACCGTTAACGAAGATTATTTTAACGGCCACTTTCCGGGCTCTCCGATCATGCCGGGTGTGCTCCAGGTGGAAGCCATGGCGCAAAGCGGAGCGCTGATGATTATGAAGAATTCGGTTGATGATCCTGAAAAAACCCTGATGGTTTTTACGGGAATAAAAAACGCCAAATTCAGGAAATCGGTGGTTCCGGGAGACCAGCTGCGTATGGAAGTTCAGATGGTGAACCGGCGTCGAAATTTTATCACAATGATCGGAAAGGCGTCTGTTGATGGGAATGTGGTTTGCGAACTGGAAGCTTCAGCGGCGCTCGTACCAAAAGAGAAAGCATGA
- the panB gene encoding 3-methyl-2-oxobutanoate hydroxymethyltransferase, with the protein MSTESGNDRPEKVTTQTVVEMKRNGKKISMLTAYDYTMAGIIDGAGVDVILVGDSASNVMAGYDTTVPMTIEHMIYHTSCVVRGVDRALVIADLPFMSYQVTAKEALINAGRMMKEAGAHAVKLEGGKPIAATVKRIVEAGIPVMGHLGLTPQSIYKFGTYKVRAKEDEEAEQLLKDAKVLEKAGVFSIVLEKIPAPLAKKVTESVSVPTIGIGAGPHCDGQVLVLHDMLGLNKDFSPRFLRRYADLHESMTKAVQHYIQDVKSGDFPNENEQYK; encoded by the coding sequence ATGAGCACAGAATCAGGAAACGACCGTCCCGAGAAAGTAACTACGCAAACCGTTGTGGAGATGAAGCGCAACGGGAAAAAAATCAGCATGCTCACCGCATATGATTATACCATGGCGGGAATCATTGACGGAGCCGGAGTAGACGTTATACTGGTGGGTGATTCGGCAAGCAACGTCATGGCCGGATATGATACAACCGTACCGATGACGATTGAGCACATGATTTACCACACCTCTTGCGTGGTTCGTGGTGTGGACCGTGCACTGGTCATTGCAGACCTTCCGTTCATGAGTTACCAGGTTACGGCCAAGGAAGCGTTGATTAATGCGGGACGAATGATGAAAGAAGCCGGTGCGCATGCTGTAAAGCTGGAGGGCGGGAAACCGATTGCAGCAACCGTGAAGCGAATTGTAGAAGCCGGTATACCGGTTATGGGCCATCTTGGGCTGACCCCGCAGAGCATCTATAAATTCGGAACCTACAAGGTGCGTGCCAAAGAGGATGAAGAGGCCGAACAGCTGCTGAAAGATGCAAAGGTTCTTGAAAAAGCAGGTGTATTTTCAATTGTACTCGAAAAAATTCCTGCGCCACTCGCCAAAAAAGTAACTGAATCTGTGTCTGTTCCAACAATAGGTATTGGGGCGGGTCCGCATTGTGACGGGCAGGTTCTGGTTTTACATGACATGCTTGGGCTGAATAAGGATTTTTCACCCCGTTTTCTCAGGCGCTACGCCGATCTGCATGAGTCTATGACAAAAGCCGTACAGCACTACATCCAGGATGTGAAGAGCGGTGACTTTCCCAATGAAAATGAACAGTATAAGTGA
- the surE gene encoding 5'/3'-nucleotidase SurE: MQQSSKPLILVCNDDGIFSPGIKALAEVADEFGDVEIVAPDRQQSAVGHAITVSTPLRARPFLIDNRFSGQAVTGTPADSVKLAHNQLLNRKPDLVVSGINHGSNAGINILYSGTVSAATEGTILGYPSIAFSCTDFKEDADLAGCQDAARKVIGYVLNHGLPKGVTLNVNAPAGSLKGIKWARQANSRYVEEFEGRVDPQNRSYYWMTGKFQLLDEDEQNDIAVLDKGFASVTPIQYDLTAYSLMNDLKDIQL, translated from the coding sequence ATGCAGCAATCCTCAAAACCCCTTATCCTTGTCTGTAACGATGACGGGATTTTTTCACCCGGTATCAAAGCGTTGGCTGAGGTAGCCGATGAGTTCGGGGATGTGGAAATTGTTGCCCCCGACAGGCAGCAGAGCGCAGTGGGACATGCCATTACGGTATCCACACCTCTCAGGGCGCGACCTTTTCTTATTGACAACAGATTCAGTGGCCAGGCGGTAACCGGTACGCCCGCCGATTCTGTTAAGCTTGCCCATAATCAGCTTTTAAACCGTAAACCGGACCTGGTGGTAAGCGGCATTAATCATGGAAGCAACGCAGGAATCAATATACTCTACTCCGGTACGGTCAGTGCTGCAACTGAGGGCACCATCCTGGGATACCCCTCCATTGCTTTCTCCTGTACCGATTTCAAGGAAGATGCGGATCTGGCCGGATGTCAGGACGCTGCACGTAAAGTGATCGGGTATGTACTGAACCATGGTCTCCCGAAAGGTGTAACGCTTAATGTGAATGCTCCGGCCGGTTCGCTGAAAGGAATTAAGTGGGCGAGACAGGCCAACAGCCGTTATGTGGAGGAATTTGAGGGACGCGTGGACCCGCAAAATCGCTCCTACTACTGGATGACCGGAAAATTCCAGCTATTGGATGAGGATGAACAAAATGATATCGCCGTACTGGATAAAGGATTCGCCTCAGTTACGCCGATTCAGTACGACCTGACCGCCTATTCACTCATGAATGATTTGAAGGATATTCAGCTGTAG
- a CDS encoding esterase/lipase family protein: MKKFQLKEFPQPEIIKLKYPVLLCHGYGGISMLIKPSPIHDPCMRLRSYGVEAFAPNIVPYSTIQVRAEQWAERIVQLQQQYGYEKMNVVAHSMGGLDMRAAITRLGMDGSVASLTTISTPHHGTSLADIVLTAPELLKDKLNELMNWLGENILPGSRSDAAAAVEQLTPQYVENEFNPETPDQESVAYFSVSAAVGKGTEHPLNPIYRLQNQLIYQREGENDAFVTAKSGIWGEHLGTKPISHLEQIDIQVSKERKPLVEEMWKDIVINLREKGL, encoded by the coding sequence ATGAAAAAATTTCAGCTGAAGGAGTTTCCGCAGCCTGAAATAATTAAGCTGAAATATCCGGTACTGCTCTGTCACGGTTATGGCGGTATTTCAATGCTTATAAAGCCTTCACCGATTCATGACCCCTGCATGAGGCTTAGATCCTACGGAGTAGAAGCCTTTGCACCCAATATTGTCCCTTATTCAACTATTCAGGTACGTGCCGAACAGTGGGCTGAAAGAATTGTGCAGCTTCAACAACAATACGGCTACGAAAAAATGAACGTGGTGGCACACAGCATGGGCGGGCTCGATATGAGAGCTGCTATTACACGGCTTGGCATGGATGGTTCCGTTGCTTCCCTTACCACGATTTCTACACCCCACCACGGAACAAGCCTTGCAGATATTGTATTAACCGCCCCGGAACTTCTGAAAGACAAGCTGAATGAGCTGATGAATTGGCTGGGTGAGAATATACTGCCCGGAAGCAGAAGTGACGCAGCAGCAGCCGTGGAGCAGCTTACCCCGCAGTATGTGGAAAACGAGTTCAACCCGGAGACGCCCGACCAGGAGTCTGTTGCCTATTTCTCAGTAAGCGCTGCTGTCGGCAAGGGTACAGAGCATCCTTTAAACCCGATATATCGTCTTCAAAATCAGCTCATTTATCAGCGGGAAGGAGAAAATGATGCGTTCGTGACTGCAAAGAGCGGTATATGGGGCGAACATCTGGGCACCAAGCCCATCAGTCACCTTGAACAGATCGACATCCAGGTAAGCAAAGAGCGCAAGCCGCTTGTGGAAGAGATGTGGAAGGATATTGTGATCAATCTGAGAGAGAAAGGGCTGTGA
- a CDS encoding GNAT family N-acetyltransferase — protein sequence MQIRLAGKSDNDQIQALSKRCHQEGMITFFVNRSPRFNTLHKLLDSDSWHYVVEDDGKIVGQVGVIHYMATVLGVPRKFAYMMDLRLDDAYRKGLTAFRMVKKAIDHVLSSDTDFVVGNFLKSNQNSLVFASGRAGIPEAFHLGDNRIFNLLPLFNLKTDPRFTIGHPTVEDLSELVQVYQSYAGRFRIAPVINESTLTHYLGALENLSLNNFLVARENGRIKAVTALWDEHLYKSYQVLELTPAIRLVNGALKLFSPVMNLPSPIRLNQPLKQLSMVLYAHKDSPDALKTLFHHVNNTYRGSEYTLITLYAQKKDPVFDLLKSCRGVSVQSEMYLYAQNPAIYKELQDDGRPDWLNLELTV from the coding sequence CCGTCTTGCCGGGAAATCGGATAATGATCAGATACAGGCTCTTTCCAAACGATGCCATCAGGAAGGGATGATCACATTTTTTGTAAACAGATCGCCGCGCTTTAATACCCTTCACAAGCTTCTTGATTCGGATTCATGGCACTATGTGGTGGAGGATGATGGCAAGATTGTGGGTCAGGTGGGCGTCATTCATTACATGGCAACCGTACTCGGAGTACCCAGAAAGTTTGCCTATATGATGGATCTTCGGCTCGACGATGCATATCGTAAAGGGCTCACCGCTTTCCGTATGGTTAAAAAAGCAATTGATCATGTACTATCCTCAGATACTGACTTTGTAGTCGGTAATTTTTTGAAATCCAATCAGAACTCTCTTGTTTTTGCCAGTGGTCGGGCAGGAATTCCGGAGGCTTTTCATCTTGGAGACAACCGCATCTTCAACCTGTTGCCGCTGTTCAATCTGAAAACAGACCCCCGGTTTACCATTGGCCATCCCACCGTTGAGGATCTTTCGGAGCTTGTTCAGGTGTACCAATCGTACGCCGGACGTTTCCGGATTGCTCCGGTAATCAATGAATCCACCCTTACACATTATTTGGGTGCACTGGAGAACCTTTCCCTTAACAATTTTCTGGTAGCACGTGAAAACGGGCGGATCAAAGCGGTTACCGCACTATGGGATGAGCATCTCTATAAAAGCTATCAGGTACTGGAACTGACTCCCGCTATACGTCTCGTAAATGGTGCACTGAAGCTATTTTCTCCTGTCATGAATCTGCCATCGCCTATCCGGCTCAATCAACCATTGAAACAGCTCTCTATGGTTCTTTACGCTCACAAGGACAGTCCTGATGCGCTTAAAACCCTTTTTCACCATGTAAACAACACGTATCGGGGATCCGAATACACCCTGATTACCCTCTATGCGCAAAAAAAGGATCCTGTTTTCGATCTCTTAAAATCATGCAGGGGTGTATCGGTTCAAAGCGAAATGTATCTCTACGCACAGAATCCGGCAATCTACAAAGAGCTGCAGGATGACGGGCGTCCTGACTGGCTGAACCTGGAACTGACTGTGTGA